From Chloroflexota bacterium:
GCGGTCGCGGTCCGGGTCGGCGGCGGACGGGTCCTCCCCGCCACAGGCCAGCAGCAGGGCGGGCAGGAGGAGGAAGGCGAGGATGCGCGAAAGGGTCATACGCGGGCTCCTCATCTGCGAACGGGTCCGGTGCGGTATGCGGGGGATGGTAGCACTCGCAGAGACGGGTGGGCAAGCGGTGTGGGGCGGCCCTTCGGTGGGCCTCAGGCTGAACGGCGGGAGGCGTTGGTGGGAAGGCGAGACGGTGGTATAGTTATGCACGCCGCACCAGGGGAATCGAGCCAAAGCAGCGGCGCAGCAGGGGCACAAGGAGAGGAAGACATGCTTTCACAGCGAGACAACGATGCGCTCTGCCAGGTGGGGCCGGGCACGCCGATGGGCGAGCTCTTTCGGCGGTTCTGGCTGCCCGCGCTGCTGTCGTCGGAGCTGCCGGAGCCGGACTGCGAGCCGGTGCGGCTGCGGCTGCTCGGCGAGAACCTCGTCGCGTTCCGGGACAGCGAGGGGCGGGTGGGGGTCGTCGACAACTTCTGCCCGCACCGGCGAGCGAGCCTCTTCTACGGCCGGAACGAGGAGTCGGGGCTGCGCTGCATCTATCACGGGTGGAAGTTCGACGTGAACGGCGACTGCGTGGACATGCCCTCGGAGCCCGCCGAGAGCAACTTCCGGGACAAGGTCAAGGTCAAGTCATACGCGGCGGAGGACTTCGGCGACGTCATCTGGATCTACATGGGCCCGCCGGAGCTGAAGCAGCCGCTGCCGCAGTATGAGTGGGCGCGGGTGCCTTCGGACCAGCGGCGGGTGCAGCGGTGGATCCAGGACTGTAACTACATGCAGGCGCTGGAGGGGGACCTGGACTCCACGCACGTCTCCTTCCTGCACCGGTGGATGGACCCGGACCAGGCGACGCCGTGGGACCCGCAGCAGCGGCAGCGTCGGCGGACGACGGCAAGCGGGCAGGCGCTGCTGTACCGCGAGGGCGCGCCCAAGTTCTCGGTCAAGGAGACGGACTTCGGGATGGTGTACGGGGCGCGGCGTCCTGCCGGCGACGAGGGGTTCTACTGGCGGGGGACCCACTTCTTCATGCCCCGCGTCACCCAACCGCCCCCGCCCCCCGCCTGGTTCGGGCACGCGTGGGTGCCGGTGGACGACGAGCACATGTCGTGCCTGGCGTTCTCGTGGAACCCGAACGAGCCGCTGAACACGCCGATGGGCAGCAACAACGGCAACATCCAGCTCGAGCGGGTGCAGATGCCGTTCCCGGACGGCTTCATCATCGACACGTGGCGCGATGTGCGGCAGGCGCTCAACAACTACGGCATCGACCGGAAGCTGCAGAAGACGGGCAACTTCACGGGCATCGGGCCGCAGCGGACGCAGGACGTGATGGTCAACGAGACGCAGGGGTGGATCTCCGACCGGACGAGGGAGCACCTGGGCACGACGGACCTGGCGATCATCGCGGCGCGGCGGATGCTGCTGCGGATGGCGCGGGAGCTGGAGGACGGCGTCGAGCCGCGGGCGGCGGTGCAGGGCGACTTGTACCACGTGCGGGCCATCGACGTGGTGACGGAGGAGTCGACGCTGGCGGGCGTGCTGGAGAGGCACGTCGATATTGCGACGGCGACGGTGTAGGGGGGAGCAAAAGCCTGACGAGAGCAACGGGCCGCTCCGTTCGTCCTGAGGGAGACCGAAGGGTGAGCGGGGCGGTTTAGTCTTCGGACTCTCCCAAGGCTACTTGGCGTCCCTCGCCTCGGCGGACTCGTTGCGCCGCCTGATATGCCCTCGACACGCTAGGTGGTAAGTCGAAGCCCTGACCTGCGAGCAATTGTGCAATGGTCCGAATTTGGACCTTTGGGTAGTCGCGATCCCACAAGTTGGAGTGGAAGTGCCCTGACGCCGCAGCCTCAGTACGCATGGGAGCGGTAGGCGGCTCCAGAGAGATGAAAAGGCCCATTGCGGCCTGTTCCCGCTCCACCACTCCCCGTAAGTCGCGTACCTGCGGCACCGAAACCTGACCGCCCTTCACCTGCAAGACGATTTTCTGGGTGTTGGAACGCGGACCATCAATAAAGTAAAGCAGGCCATCAACACCCCGGTCCGCACCGCGGCGGGATTCCTCAATCGGGCGCGCCTCCAAGAGAGAGATTGCCCAGAACTGAAATTGGTATGGATCCTGCGCCCAGAGTGCCCTTGCGCTGCCTTCATCCTGGGGTTCGCCAACGACGTCATAGTCGCGGCCCGGGTCCAAGTCATGAGCCGTCTTGATGCGGTTCTTCATGAGGGCCACGGCGAGATGTGTGATGTCTATACCGACCCACTGCCGGTTGAGTTTCTGAGCAGCGGCAACAGCAGTCCCGCACCCGCAGAATGGGTCCAGAATCACATCTCCTTCATTGCTGCTGGCTGCAATGATTCGCTCTAGCAGGGCTATGGGTTTCTGAGTTGGGTAGCCCAGTCGTTCGGGAGAATTGGCCTGTATGGGCGGGATATCCTCCCAAATAGTGTCGACGGGCGTGCCCTGCATCTCATCCAAGTACCGCTTGAGTCGCGGCACACTGTTCGGGCGTGACTGAATGATGAGGCCTTCGTCGTAGGCGGCCTGCATTCGCTCCTTTGTCCAGCGCCAAACTCTAGTTACGCCAAGAAACTCGTAAGTGAGGTTTGGCCTATTCCTGTTCGGGTTCACCAAGTCTGCAAGTTGATACCTTCGACCGGTTTCCGCCTCCACATGGCGATAGAATTTCTCGACGTACTCGGTCTCGTGCGGACGGAAAGGGGAGTTCCACGTGAACTGGTCTCCCTTAGTGTAGTAGAGCAGCCGGTCGGCATTATTGGCATAGCGCCGGGTGGCCAGACCCTTAGCGTTGGTTCGTCGCCAGGTGATTTCACTGCGAAACCTGTCCTTCCCAAAGACTGCGTCCATCAAAAGCTTGAGGTAGTGGCTGGCGGTTGGGTCGCAGTGGAGATAGATGCTTCCAGTAGGCTTGAGGACCCGCTTCAATTCGACCAGGCGAGGCGCCATCATCACCAAGTAGGCCATCATGTCATTTCTGCCAACGAAATCCCGAAATGCCGAAACCATAGCAACTACTGGCGCTGGTATCTTTGGGCTCTCGATTATGTCGTGGGCGTAGACATGCTCGGTTTCGTGGGTCCATTCCCACGCGTCAACGAACGCATGAACCTGCGCGGGCGACTCCTCCCCGGTCTTTTCGCGAAACAGCACATTGTACGTAGCGTTTGAGTTGAAGGGGGGATCCAAGTAAATCAGATCGACAGATTCATCGGGAACATGATCGCGCAGGACAGGCAGATTATCTCCAAAGTAAAGCGTGTTCCTCATGGGCACCATTATCCTTCACTGCAAGCAGCGCAGCAATTTGACTCAAGGCTGGGTTCCTCGAGTTTTGTTGCCTTCACCGCAGCGCGTAGACGCCATTGCCTGAGGTAACGCGGCCCTCTGCGGCTAGTTTGTCGAGGTGGCTTTGGACTTGCTCGGCGGCTATGGCCAGGCGGGCTTCCGGGATGTCTGTGTAGAGGGCGTCGCGGATTTCCATGACGGTGTTGGCGCCCATGGCTAGCTGCGAGAGCACCTGCTCCTCGCGCTGGCGGCGGTGTTCGATGAGCTCTTGCATGCGGGCGACAGGGTCGACCACGGGGCCGCCGTGGCCGGGGTAGATGACGCGCGGGGCAATGTCACACAGCTTGCCGACCGACTCCACGTAGAGGCGGAGGTCGCCCTCGCCGGGGCGGACGAGGGTTGTCGTGACGCCGAGGACGGTGTCGGCGGAGAGGAGGGCGTGGCGCTCGCGGACGAGGACGGCGACGCTGCCCATGGTGTGTCCGGGGGCGTGGATGACCTCGAGGGTCAGGCCGCCGAGGTCAAAGGTCTCGCCGCCCTGCAGCTCCTCGTCGACCTGGGCCTCGCCCTCAAAGCGCTCCTGCTCGATGGCCTCGCGGTCGAGGCGGTGGCAGAGGATGGGGGCGCCGGTGTCGCGATTGAGGCGGACGGCGCCGCCGGCGTGGTCGCGGTGGCGGTGGGTGACGAGGACGCCCATGATGGGTGGGCCGCCGACCTGATTGATGTAGGCCATGCGGGCGGCGTGGTCCTCGTCCTCGTCGTAGCCGGAGTCGATGAGCATGGCGGCGCGGTGGCCCTGCACGAGGTAAACGTTGGGCGAGGGAATGCCGAAGGGCTGGCGGCCGTGAGCCATCTGGTGGATGCCGCGTTCAAGTTCCACTTCGGGGTCCTATCTGGTCGCCGACTCGGGCGTGGTGCCGTAGAGGGTGCGGATAACGGCCTGGATCTCCTTGGCGGCCTCGACGCCCTGCCGCGCGCCGACGAGGTAGTGGGCGTTGTAGACGTGGTCGCGGGCCTCGCGCAGGCGTTGGGTCATCTCCTTGGTCTCGTTGCCGCGGGCGGCGAAGTTCACCTGGGCATCGGCCTCGCGCCAGACGAGGTTCATCTCGATCTCGCGGGTGAAGTACTCATCCTCGCCCTGACTGTCGGCCAAGCGGGCGATGAAGTCGAGGAGGGTGTCGGCCGCGAGGTCCTCGATAATGGCGATGGGGTCTGTGTCGTACCAGCTAAAATAGATGCCGCCCATAATGTCCTCTTTCGTGTTGTACGCCAGTGTACCAGAGCAACGCGATCAGCGTTCAGTTTGTCTTGTTGAGCAGCTCGACGGCGCGGCGGTGGTTGGCCAGCAGGCCGGGCACCCGCGCAGGGTTGGTGCGACCCCAGCCGCACTCTGTGGCAACGGAGAACGCGGGGGCGTACTCCCGAACGGCGGCGATGCGCGCGGCGTCCCCCTCGGCATCGTCGTAGTGGACGAGGCCAAGGACCAGCTCCGCACCGTCCGGCAGGGCGAGGTCCCGCAGGAATTGCAGGTATGCGCCGCCGGGGCGTACGTCGGCCACCGGCATGTGCAGGAAGTCGAGGCGGCGGGCAAGGCGGGAGCAGAGTCCGTTGCTGATCTCGACCAGGACGGCCATGTCCGTCGGCATCACCAGGTGTGCGTCAGCCGGCGAGCCGTAGCAAAGGTGGTAGCCCATTTCCACAGACTCCGGGACGCTCCCTCCCAGCCGGGCCAGCAAGTCAAAGACCTGCTCCTTGTAGTCCGACGGCCGGTGCGAAAAGTAGCCCTCAAAGAGGAGGACCTCCTGGCAGACATCCCACTGGATGGACAGCCTGTCGTGGGGGATGGCGGCGAGGATGCCGTTCAGGGCCTCAAGCAGGGCACGCTCATAGGCGGGCATGAAGGCGTCACGAGACGCGGGACTGACGTACATGAAGCCCAGAGACATTGGTGTGGGAAGGCAGACCTGAAAGCGTGTGTTGGGGCCGATCACGCCCTCGTCACGCAGGCGGGCGTAGACGGCGTAGGAGGCGGCTGCGGCTCTTGCGTAGCCGGTGTCAAACCGCATGGACTGCGGGTCGACGGACGGCTTGATGCGGAGGTAAGAGGTCTCACGCAAGAGGACGCCGTCCCACTGGTATACCCGGTTGGGGCCGGCGTCCGGGTCCTCCTCCATGTCCGGGTGGTTTAGCAGCATTTGGCGCTGAAACCATATCCAGCGGAGGCGCTCGCCGGTCTCGCCGTCGGGGATGCGGCGCAGGTGTGAACCAAGCTCGGCGCAGACGGCGCGGAAGACCGACTCGGTGTCGGGCAGGGGCACCGAGCCGACGAGGTGGGCGTACGCGGCGTGGGCGGTCATGTCGAAGGCGACTCCCATAGGGCGCCAAGTTGGGGGTAAGGATAGCGGAAACGGGCGGCGTGCGCTATGCGGGGGAAAAGGGCCCTGAGGCGTGCCCAAATCACGGGCGAAGTCTGCGCGATCGTGCTTGCGGGCGGGTGTATACTCGTTGCCACACATTGCCCACCGAATACTGGAGGAGGCGAGACTATGCTCACACGGGAAGACAACGAACTCTTGACGCAAACGGGGCCGGGCACTCCCATGGGGGACCTGTTCCGGCGATTCTGGCAGCCCGTGCTGCTGGCCGAGGAGCTGCCTGAGCCCGACAGCCCGCCCGTCCGCATCAAGGTGCTGAGCGAGCAGCTGGTGGCGTTCCGCGGCACCAATGGCGAGGTTGGCGTGGTCGACAACTACTGCCCGCACCGTCGCGCAAGCCTGTTCTTCGGACGCAACGAGGAGGACGGCCTGCGGTGCGTGTACCACGG
This genomic window contains:
- a CDS encoding DNA methyltransferase, translated to MRNTLYFGDNLPVLRDHVPDESVDLIYLDPPFNSNATYNVLFREKTGEESPAQVHAFVDAWEWTHETEHVYAHDIIESPKIPAPVVAMVSAFRDFVGRNDMMAYLVMMAPRLVELKRVLKPTGSIYLHCDPTASHYLKLLMDAVFGKDRFRSEITWRRTNAKGLATRRYANNADRLLYYTKGDQFTWNSPFRPHETEYVEKFYRHVEAETGRRYQLADLVNPNRNRPNLTYEFLGVTRVWRWTKERMQAAYDEGLIIQSRPNSVPRLKRYLDEMQGTPVDTIWEDIPPIQANSPERLGYPTQKPIALLERIIAASSNEGDVILDPFCGCGTAVAAAQKLNRQWVGIDITHLAVALMKNRIKTAHDLDPGRDYDVVGEPQDEGSARALWAQDPYQFQFWAISLLEARPIEESRRGADRGVDGLLYFIDGPRSNTQKIVLQVKGGQVSVPQVRDLRGVVEREQAAMGLFISLEPPTAPMRTEAAASGHFHSNLWDRDYPKVQIRTIAQLLAGQGFDLPPSVSRAYQAAQRVRRGEGRQVALGESED
- a CDS encoding Rieske 2Fe-2S domain-containing protein; this translates as MLSQRDNDALCQVGPGTPMGELFRRFWLPALLSSELPEPDCEPVRLRLLGENLVAFRDSEGRVGVVDNFCPHRRASLFYGRNEESGLRCIYHGWKFDVNGDCVDMPSEPAESNFRDKVKVKSYAAEDFGDVIWIYMGPPELKQPLPQYEWARVPSDQRRVQRWIQDCNYMQALEGDLDSTHVSFLHRWMDPDQATPWDPQQRQRRRTTASGQALLYREGAPKFSVKETDFGMVYGARRPAGDEGFYWRGTHFFMPRVTQPPPPPAWFGHAWVPVDDEHMSCLAFSWNPNEPLNTPMGSNNGNIQLERVQMPFPDGFIIDTWRDVRQALNNYGIDRKLQKTGNFTGIGPQRTQDVMVNETQGWISDRTREHLGTTDLAIIAARRMLLRMARELEDGVEPRAAVQGDLYHVRAIDVVTEESTLAGVLERHVDIATATV
- a CDS encoding MBL fold metallo-hydrolase, with the translated sequence MELERGIHQMAHGRQPFGIPSPNVYLVQGHRAAMLIDSGYDEDEDHAARMAYINQVGGPPIMGVLVTHRHRDHAGGAVRLNRDTGAPILCHRLDREAIEQERFEGEAQVDEELQGGETFDLGGLTLEVIHAPGHTMGSVAVLVRERHALLSADTVLGVTTTLVRPGEGDLRLYVESVGKLCDIAPRVIYPGHGGPVVDPVARMQELIEHRRQREEQVLSQLAMGANTVMEIRDALYTDIPEARLAIAAEQVQSHLDKLAAEGRVTSGNGVYALR